The following are from one region of the Dryobates pubescens isolate bDryPub1 unplaced genomic scaffold, bDryPub1.pri scaffold_82_arrow_ctg1, whole genome shotgun sequence genome:
- the LOC128899852 gene encoding olfactory receptor 14A16-like: MANSSSITHFLLLPFPGTRQLQLLHFCLFLAIYLVALLSNGLIISTIAWDHHLHTPMYFFLFNLALLDLGIISTIVPKSMDNSLRDTRIISYAGCVAQVFFLVFLIAAEYFLLTTMSYDRYVAICRPLHYETLLGSRVCLHLVAAAWAFGVLFALLHTANTFSLPLCQGNAVNQFFCEIPQLLKLSCSTSYLRDLWLIVVTACLFFVCFVLIVVSYVQIFRAVLRIPSQQGRHKAFATCVPHLAVVSLFLTTAFFAYLKPSSISSSSLDLVVSVLYSVVPPAVNPLIYSLRNQELKAALKKQVTK; this comes from the exons atggccaacagcagctccatcacccacttcctcctcctgccattcccaggcacaaggcagctgcaactgctgcacttctgcctcttcctggccatctacctggttGCCCTGCTgagcaatggcctcatcatcagcaccatagcctgggaccaccacctccacacccccatgtacttcttcctcttcaaccttgccctccttgacctgggtaTCATCTCCACCATAGTCCCCAAATCCATGGACAATTCACTGAGGGATACCAGAatcatctcctatgcaggatgtgttgcTCAGGTCTTCTTTTTAGTATTCCTAATTGctgcagagtattttctcctcaccaccatgtcctacgatcgctacgttgccatctgcagacccctgcactatgagaccctcctgggcagcagagtttgtctccacctggtagcagctgcctgggcctttGGGGttctctttgctctgctgcacacagccaatacattttccctgcccctctgccagggcaatgctgtgaaccagttcttctgtgaaatcccccagctcctcaagctctcctgctccacctcCTACCTCAGGGATCTTTGGCTTATTGTGGTCACTGCCTGTTtattctttgtctgttttgtgttgattgtggtgtcctatgtgcagatcttcagggcagtgctgaggatcccctctcagcagggacgccacaaagcctttgccacctgcgtccctcacctggctgtggtctccctgtttctcaccactgccttctttgcctacctgaagccctcctccatctcctcctcatccctggacctggtggtgtcagttctgtactcagtggtgcctccagcagtgaaccctctcatctacagcctgaggaaccaggagctcaaggctgccctca aaaagcaagttactaag
- the LOC128899848 gene encoding olfactory receptor 14A16-like, with protein sequence MANSSSITHFLLLPFTGTRQLQLLHFWLFLAIYLAALLGNGLIITTIAWDHHLHTPMYFFLLNLALTDLGAISTTLPKSMANSLRDIRDISYAGCTSQLFFFLFFMSAEYFLLTTMSYDRYVAICRPLHYETLLGSRVCLHLAAAVWACGALYALLHTANTFSLPLCQGNALEQFFCEIPQILKLSCSTSYLRELWLIVGSVCVFFVCFVLIVVSYVQIFRAVLRIPSQQGRHKAFATCLPHLAVVSLFVSTTFFASLKPSSISSPSLNLVVSVLYSVVPPAVNPLIYSLRNQELKDALSHLIPGCFQNQ encoded by the coding sequence atggccaacagcagctccatcacccacttcctcctcctgcccttcacaggcacaaggcagctgcagctcctgcacttctggctcttcctggccatctacctggctgccctgctgggcaatggcctcatcatcaccaccatagcctgggaccaccacctccacacccccatgtacttcttcctcctcaaccttgcccTCACTGACCTTGGTGCCATCTCCACTACTTTGCCCAAATCCATGGCCAATTCCCTGAGGGACATCAgagacatctcctatgcaggatgtacTTCAcagctatttttctttctctttttcatgtcagcagagtattttctcctcaccaccatgtcctacgatcgctatgttgccatctgcagacccctgcactatgagaccctcctgggcagcagagtttgtctccacctggcagcagctgtctgggccTGTGGGGCtctctatgctctgctgcacacagccaatacattttccctgcccctctgccagggcaatgctctggagcagttcttctgtgaaatcccccagatcctcaagctctcctgctccacatcctacctcagggaactctGGCTTATTGTAGGCAGtgtctgtgttttctttgtctgttttgtgttgattgtggtgtcctatgtgcagatcttcagggcagtgctgaggatcccctctcagcagggacgccacaaagcctttgccacctgcctccctcacctggctgtggtctccctgtttgtCAGCACTACATTCTTTGCCagcctgaagccctcctccatctcctccccatccctgaacTTGGTagtgtcagttctgtactcagtggtgcctccagcagtgaaccctctcatctacagcctaaggaaccaggagctcaaggatgccctgagccacctgatccctggatgctttcagaatcAATAA